TTGCTCCGGGGGATGGCGATCTTCACCGTGGCGTACTCGGCCGAAAGTCCGCGGATGATTTCGATGCGGTCCTCGTCGGTCAGTTTGCGGGCGGCGGTGAGGGGGGCGGCCAGTAGGGCGGCGGTCAGGGCGGCGGTTGCGATGCGATGGTTCATACGGCTTCCTCTCGCGGTTCGAGCAACGCCAGGTGCTGCCGGCGAATCGGCGCCTTGATCAGGAACGCCACCAGAGCACCCAGCACAATCGTGCAGAGCAGGCCGCCCTCTGGCCCGTAGTCGCCTCCGGACCACAGCGGACTCACGCTCCACTCGAGCTCAACGCCAGTCACCCTCATTGTAAACCCGCTCAAATTGACGCCCATCAGCGGGAGCATCCAGTTCCAGCCGAAGTGAAGGCCGATGGCGAGCCAGAGGTCTCCGCTTCGCAGTACGGCCGCGCCCAGCAGGATGCCCCAGGCGAACGTATTGATCAGGCCGAGCCAGGAGACGTTCTGGTTGCCGGCGTGGGCGGCGGCGAAGATCACGCTCATGGGCAGCAGCGTCGCCGCCGGGCCGAACACCGGCACCAGCACCTGGAAGCCGTAGCCACGGAAAAGCATCTCCTCGCCGACGACGCCGAACAGGAGAACGAGCGTGACGAAGACGAAGGAGCCGATGCCGGCGGCGGAGTCCCCGGCGGCCTTCCAATGGGCGGCGCCGGTGGCGAGCGCCGGTCCGAGAACGAGCAGCACGGCGGCGGCTCCGGCGGCCGTTCCGTAGAGAAGATTGCTTGCCGAGGCCTGGTTCCAGTGGAGCCCGATGTCGGGCAGCCGGCCCCCTTCGTAGATGCGCAGGGCGAGCATGTTGGCGATAGCGGCGCCGCCGAAGGCGCTGAACACAGAAGCCACCAGCAAGCCTGTGAGAGGGTAGAGCGCCCACGCAAGCAATTGGAGCGTGACAAAGCCGAGAGAGAGAAACACTGCCATTTTCAGTGCCGCGGTGCGCCGGGAGGGGGTCGAGGGGGGTAGGGGTTCCGGGGTCAAGGCCTTTCTTGATGCT
This DNA window, taken from Bryobacteraceae bacterium, encodes the following:
- a CDS encoding CPBP family intramembrane glutamic endopeptidase, giving the protein MFLSLGFVTLQLLAWALYPLTGLLVASVFSAFGGAAIANMLALRIYEGGRLPDIGLHWNQASASNLLYGTAAGAAAVLLVLGPALATGAAHWKAAGDSAAGIGSFVFVTLVLLFGVVGEEMLFRGYGFQVLVPVFGPAATLLPMSVIFAAAHAGNQNVSWLGLINTFAWGILLGAAVLRSGDLWLAIGLHFGWNWMLPLMGVNLSGFTMRVTGVELEWSVSPLWSGGDYGPEGGLLCTIVLGALVAFLIKAPIRRQHLALLEPREEAV